A window of the Branchiostoma floridae strain S238N-H82 chromosome 12, Bfl_VNyyK, whole genome shotgun sequence genome harbors these coding sequences:
- the LOC118428057 gene encoding tRNA (cytosine-5-)-methyltransferase-like, with product MHTSKTKTELGIKLRYFLLAKRKPLTFTFEHQTEIMKEMPAVNSLIGSATSANQDASSSEVANQNASQNKQDIPCPYSIFDPEDRDTTNCREISEFLEPHSKEEEESLLLQDKLLDRYWKVLDIVTPSSRRSCCFTKAYGHYVEGTGSVLFSQTDVDAKEVFTKVSKSEDQSERLDLLHQLKMRFFSPREVASLHCLPREFTFPQVTTTKQRYRVLGNSLNAHVVAELFKLLVK from the exons ATGCACACGTCAAAAACCAAAACAGAACTCGGTATAAA ACTGAGGTACTTTCTGTTGGCAAAGAGGAAACCACTAACATTTACATTTGAGCATCAGACTGAGATAATGAAAGAGATGCCTGCAGTGAACTCTCTGATTGGCTCAGCgacatcagccaatcaggacGCTTCCTCATCTGAAGTAGCCAATCAAAACGCATCTCAAAACAAGCAGGATATCCCTTGCCCGTACAGTATATTTGATCCAGAAGACAGGGACACAACGAACTGTCGGGAGATCTCTGAATTCTTGGAGCCACACTCTAAGGAGGAAGAGGAAAGTCTACTTCTTCAAGACAAGCTGCTTGACCGCTACTGGAAGGTTCTAGACATTGTAACGCCCAGTTCAAGACGTTCTTGCTGCTTCACTAAGGCCTACGGACACTATGTTGAGGGTACAGGCTCTGTTTTATTCTCTCAAACAGATGTAGATGCAAAAGAAGTATTCACTAAAGTATCCAAGTCAGAGGACCAGTCTGAAAGGTTGGATCTTCTGCATCAACTGAAGATGAGGTTCTTCTCTCCCAGGGAAGTAGCCAGCTTACACTGCCTCCCACGGGAGTTCACTTTCCCTCAGGTGACAACTACAAAGCAGCGGTACAGGGTACTGGGAAACAGCTTGAATGCTCACGTGGTGGCAGAGCTCTTCAAGCTTCTAGTTAAATAA
- the LOC118427872 gene encoding galactose-3-O-sulfotransferase 3-like has product MPEDTVYLTIFREPLSHLKSTMNFYGLPEKWGITGDTPVSTFLADPGKYDPKLNYYRKYPVAFSRNSMAIDLGFPLKYLKKVMPKDTNPPEQIKSLVNAYVSQIEKDFHLVMIMEHFDESMVLFRRLMCWDLSDILYYKENSQSYSYKHEHIAPELVASHRKWTPVDYGLYDHFNRTFWQRVGQQTPDFWDEVRHLKDLNKQMHDQCDRGLGKPPLTVPASKWNQEFQIDDEFCLLATMNFNCYYALYAERNALDRKLAERPSLTPTKLSQKESENVENMWPLFRNYCVWCGRVKKYCRPQDYLMHLKYEGLIQFE; this is encoded by the exons ATGCCAGAAGACACAG TGTACCTCACCATTTTCCGAGAGCCGCTGAGCCATCTGAAGTCAACCATGAACTTTTACGGCTTGCCCGAGAAGTGGGGAATAACCGGGGACACACCGGTCTCCACCTTCCTAGCCGATCCTGGCAA GTATGATCCGAAACTGAACTACTACAGGAAGTATCCAGTAGCCTTCAGCAGGAACTCCATGGCTATTGACCTGGGCTTTCCTCTCAAGTATCTCAAAAAG GTAATGCCAAAAGATACCAACCCACCAGAACAAATCAAATCTTTGGTTAATGCCTACGTGTCTCAGATTGAGAAGGACTTCCACTTGGTCATGATCATGGAGCACTTTGACGAGTCGATGGTGCTGTTCAGGCGCCTGATGTGCTGGGACCTTTCCGACATCCTGTACTACAAGGAAAACTCCCAGTCCTACTCGTACAAGCATGAGCACATCGCGCCTGAGTTGGTGGCGTCTCACCGCAAATGGACCCCGGTCGACTACGGGCTGTACGATCACTTCAACCGCACATTTTGGCAACGTGTCGGACAACAGACGCCGGATTTCTGGGACGAAGTCCGCCACCTTAAAGACCTGAACAAGCAGATGCATGACCAGTGTGACCGTGGACTTGGCAAACCACCTCTCACAGtcccagcaagcaagtggaaTCAGGAGTTTCAAATAGACGACGAGTTCTGTCTCCTTGCCACGATGAATTTCAACTGCTACTACGCGCTTTATGCAGAACGTAATGCATTGGATCGTAAACTTGCCGAAAGGCCGTCTTTGACGCCAACGAAACTGTCCCAGAAAGAAagtgaaaatgtagaaaatatgtGGCCTTTGTTTAGAAATTACTGTGTATGGTGTGGGCGGGTGAAGAAGTACTGTAGGCCACAGGACTACCTAATGCATCTTAAGTATGAAGGGTTAATTCAATTTGAATAG
- the LOC118428058 gene encoding titin-like — MPNLLDRLNEQVDRLKELEEDHDDLLFAYNELHTKLEDEVPGDSDVNTKLEKLVETKKALESQTEYLKKRLKELENSLKKAEAMDLDKISDIGKTLLQSVPKPDTEPALNGPESKPNGEPAPTSKPSDDPTQSSPEKAPTPSEPTGDNEPTPAKPGEEPAPTKPTEEPAPTAPTDKPTPTSPADKPAPTAPTDKPVPTAPTDKPAPTAPADKPAPTAPADKPAPTAPTDKPAPAEPADKPAPAEPADKPAPTAPADKPAPTAPTDKPAPTAPTDKPAPTAPADKPAPTAPTDKPAPAAPTDRPASTAPTDKPAPTAPTDKSAPTEPISPTDKPAPTEPTEPIAPTDKPAPTDKPAPTDRPAPTEPTSPTDKPAPTAPTDKPAPTEPTAPTDKSAPTDRPAPTEPTSPTDKPAPTAPTDKPAPTEPTAPTDKPAPTDKPAPTEPTAPADKPAPTAPTDKPAPTEPTDNPAPTEPAESPAPTTPAEKPTATEPTKPIPTKPADKPAPMKPTEEPAPTKPADPAPTTPAEPAPTTPAEPAPTKPADPAPTTPAEPAPTKPADVVPTKPADPAPTKPADLTPTKPADLTPTKPAEPAPTKPADVVPTTPADPAPTKPAEPAPTKPADVVPTTPADPAPTKPAEPAPTKPAEPVPTTPAELLPTKPAEPAPTKSMDEPAPTKPAEAVPTKPMQDPAPTKPAELQPAPTKPVQPTPTEPTEEPAPTKPTEPAPTKPTEIQPAPTNPAEPAPIKPTEAPAPTKPTEAPAPTKPTEIQPKKPVEPVPAKPIEEPVSSKPAETAPTKPGEHAPTKPAESAPTEPAKPEITKPTEPEPKPVPSKPTEEPESTKPVEEPAPTRPKEEPVPKTPTEPAPTKPAEAVPTKPAEPVPTKPAEPAPTKPAEVAPTKPSEPVPTRPAEPAPAKPKEEPTPSKPSEPAPTKPAEAAPSKPADLAPTKPADLAPTKPVEKPAPSKPAEQAPTKLAEPVPTRPAEPPAPRKPTEEPAPTKPAELTPTKPAEIEPASTRPKEEPTPTRPKEEPAPTKPAEIATTKPTEPVPTKPAELAPTKPAEPTPTKPKEKPIPTKPKEEYAPSKPTGEPTKPKDEPAPTKPNKEPASVKPPEEAAPAKPKRQPSPAKQPAFIAPFEAPPPIEPRTQSVPYKHKKEPAKQEKPQQSKPKQEPAPATPKEEPKPVEKAAPSKPKEEIVPTKPRDEPVPSKRVTEPAPAKVEEPQQRKPKQERKKEPAPAKPKEEPQQTKPVEKAAPSKPKEEPKPVEKAAPSKPKEEIVSPKPRDEPVPSKRVTEPAPAKVEEPQQRKPKIEPTPTKPKEERVPAKSKEEPAPAQPQPRETKPKEPARAKPKEEIAPTRPMTQPQEKPKVEKQQPKATEMPSTKPQKEVTPSAKDTPSLGKPIEKKSQTRAEPAPVQPKSQETKPEVITPRQSEVSSNKLVNNPNKPQRAKEIPSQQTRPKQEPEMPQETNLDDIAFTPRPKQEKQKEIVQEPVKKEIPKQQETKQQKPKAPVEEENTRILPKSIELAYWILDRERDKAEAAAKPDTSQPTEQKEKHASEQMEKAKAKQPTAKKEKPVEQQQTQWEPDRKKWEELLTPEPKATQAEKKATGPTKVTKTEPKVTVTPPTPQEASKSEPKYPAVVPKDIESAVTREVAPEKEVRPKPTQCFEPAGPTMERKDMGSATFDPHELKKANTRARKKSEEIEEKSIEDGPEEVKYATIDRREQKRMMKKQEEPDDNEKENVAETSTWPRNKEKKNKMATVQPIQQEDKPEKKPYTRDTQLNQLKKKLEETEHKLSVSEDPIPDNKATVNMDALKIHLATAGNNVYLLALPSTLPRAKKPKMVDDIKTWEEPTTLPRMKKREKKADEPVWIKSEDKPKKSVSISNTIHVQNGPAKSMRRPEPQIHAQSTPNVSQLPKQQFSQSTLPRPSKTLTDEERKERKSRLASENTCFVCSKPFDSPDDMICVNSLYCHKTCYDRVKKPKKVPPVLTITRKPLASSPVNSPTSFRDPFSPPPTSPMSLPPTTPVSPFPDAKSPGALSYAASIWSSAEATTCYVCHQVIEGKRAIRVFDHHVCEDHFECYMCYIKFTPKSKFFKLDSRPVCRKCFLSLPREVTNRPKKPSFASSLFGNCIQDEDEKETKKKKRSSNTTSPKTPPGSPKKSNKQRSRSPPGSPQRNRPSPGSPRRSPGSPGRAVPGSSGRAAPGSPGRAVPGSLGRAPPGSPGRAPPGSPGRAAPGSPGRRVPPGSPGRMSPEGTRRMSPNGPGGTGPRSPGGMSPGSPRRMGSLPRGQQNPIPAGSGNKDFSL; from the exons ATGCCGAATCTGCTCGACCGGCTAAACGAACAAGTAGATCGGCTCAAAGAGTTGGAAGAGGATCACGACGATCTTCTGTTTGCCTATAACGAACTCCACACCAAGCTTGAGGACGAGGTACCTGGGGACTCTGACGTCAACACAAAGCTAGAGAAGCTCGTAGAAACCAAGAAAGCTCTTGAGAGCCAAACAGAGTACCTGAAGAAGAGACTTAAAGAACTAGAAAATTCTCTGAAGAAGGCGGAAGCAATGGATCTGGATAAAATCAGCGATATCGGCAAGACCCTTCTCCAGTCAGTCCCGAAACCTGATACAGAACCCGCCTTGAATGGTCCTGAAAGCAAGCCAAATGGGGAGCCTGCCCCGACATCTAAACCTTCTGACGACCCTACTCAATCTTCTCCAGAAAAAGCACCGACTCCCTCAGAACCTACGGGAGACAATGAGCCTACGCCAGCCAAACCAGGAGAAGAACCTGCACCCACGAAGCCAACAGAGGAACCTGCGCCCACTGCACCAACAGACAAGCCTACACCAACGTCACCCGCAGACAAGCCTGCACCAACTGCACCCACAGACAAGCCTGTACCAACTGCACCAACAGACAAGCCTGCCCCGACTGCACCCGCAGACAAGCCTGCACCAACTGCACCTGCGGACAAGCCTGCACCAACTGCACCAACAGACAAGCCTGCACCAGCTGAACCCGCAGACAAGCCTGCACCAGCTGAACCCGCAGACAAGCCTGCACCAACTGCACCTGCGGACAAGCCTGCACCAACTGCACCAACAGACAAGCCTGCACCAACTGCACCAACAGACAAGCCTGCGCCAACTGCACCCGCAGACAAGCCTGCACCAACTGCGCCAACAGACAAACCTGCGCCAGCTGCACCCACAGACAGGCCTGCATCAACTGCACCAACAGACAAGCCTGCACCAACTGCACCAACAGACAAGTCTGCACCAACTGAACCAATTTCGCCAACAGACAAGCCTGCACCAACTGAACCAACTGAACCAATTGCGCCAACAGATAAGCCTGCGCCAACAGACAAGCCTGCACCAACAGACAGGCCTGCACCAACTGAACCAACTTCACCCACAGACAAGCCTGCACCAACTGCACCCACAGACAAACCTGCACCAACTGAACCAACTGCGCCAACAGACAAGTCTGCACCAACAGACAGGCCTGCACCAACTGAACCAACTTCACCCACAGACAAGCCTGCACCAACTGCACCCACAGACAAACCTGCACCAACTGAACCAACTGCGCCAACAGACAAGCCTGCACCAACAGACAAGCCTGCACCAACTGAACCAACTGCACCCGCAGACAAGCCTGCACCAACTGCACCAACAGACAAGCCTGCACCAACTGAACCTACAGACAATCCTGCACCAACTGAACCCGCAGAAAGTCCTGCACCGACAACCCCCGCAGAAAAGCCTACAGCTACGGAGCCAACAAAACCTATACCTACAAAGCCAGCAGACAAGCCTGCACCTATGAAGCCAACGGAGGAACCAGCACCTACAAAGCCAGCAGATCCTGCACCTACAACGCCAGCAGAACCTGCACCGACAACGCCAGCGGAACCTGCACCGACAAAACCAGCAGATCCTGCACCTACAACGCCAGCGGAACCTGCACCGACAAAACCAGCAGACGTCGTACCTACAAAGCCAGCAGATCCTGCACCTACAAAGCCAGCAGACCTGACACCTACGAAGCCAGCAGACCTGACACCTACGAAGCCAGCAGAACCTGCACCGACAAAACCAGCAGACGTCGTACCTACAACGCCAGCAGATCCTGCACCTACAAAGCCAGCGGAACCTGCACCGACAAAACCAGCAGACGTCGTGCCTACAACGCCAGCAGATCCTGCACCTACAAAGCCAGCAGAACCTGCACCTACAAAACCAGCAGAACCTGTACCTACAACGCCAGCAGAACTCTTACCTACGAAGCCAGCAGAACCTGCACCTACAAAATCAATGGATGAACCAGCGCCTACGAAACCAGCAGAAGCAGTACCTACAAAACCAATGCAGGACCCAGCACCTACAAAGCCAGCAGAACTTCAACCAGCACCTACAAAGCCAGTACAACCGACGCCTACAGAGCCAACAGAGGAACCTGCACCTACAAAGCCAACGGAACCAGCACCTACAAAGCCAACAGAAATTCAACCAGCACCCACAAACCCAGCAGAACCTGCGCCTATAAAGCCAACAGAGGCACCTGCGCCTACAAAGCCAACAGAGGCACCTGCACCTACAAAGCCAACAGAAATTCAACCGAAAAAGCCAGTAGAACCTGTACCTGCAAAGCCAATAGAGGAGCCCGTTTCTTCAAAGCCAGCAGAAACAGCGCCTACGAAGCCCGGAGAACATGCACCTACAAAACCAGCAGAATCAGCACCTACAGAGCCAGCAAAACCTGAAATTACAAAGCCAACAGAACCAGAACCAAAACCTGTACCTTCAAAGCCAACAGAGGAACCAGAATCCACGAAGCCAGTAGAAGAACCTGCACCTACAAGGCCAAAAGAGGAACCTGTGCCCAAAACGCCAACGGAACCCGCACCTACAAAACCAGCAGAAGCTGTACCTACAAAGCCAGCAGAACCTGTACCTACAAAGCCAGCAGAACCGGCGCCTACAAAACCAGCAGAAGTAGCGCCCACAAAGCCATCAGAACCTGTACCTACAAGGCCAGCAGAACCGGCACCTGCAAAACCAAAAGAGGAACCTACACCTTCAAAGCCATCAGAACCAGCGCCTACAAAGCCAGCAGAAGCCGCACCTTCAAAGCCAGCAGATCTCGCACCTACAAAGCCAGCAGATCTCGCACCTACAAAGCCAGTAGAAAAACCTGCACCATCAAAGCCAGCAGAACAAGCACCTACAAAACTAGCAGAACCTGTCCCTACAAGGCCAGCAGAACCGCCTGCACCTAGGAAGCCAACGGAGGAACCAGCACCCACAAAGCCAGCAGAACTCACACCTACAAAGCCAGCAGAAATTGAACCAGCATCTACAAGGCCAAAAGAAGAACCAACACCTACAAGGCCAAAAGAAGAACCAGCACCTACAAAGCCAGCAGAAATCGCAACTACAAAGCCAACAGAACCTGTACCGACAAAGCCAGCAGAACTCGCACCTACAAAGCCAGCAGAACCGACACCTACAAAGCCAAAAGAAAAACCAATACCTACAAAGCCAAAAGAAGAATATGCACCTTCAAAACCAACTGGGGAACCTACAAAACCCAAGGATGAACCTGCGCCAACAAAACCAAACAAAGAACCAGCTTCTGTAAAACCACCAGAAGAAGCTGCTCCTGCAAAACCCAAGAGGCAACCATCCCCTGCAAAACAACCTGCCTTCATTGCTCCTTTCGAAGCACCACCTCCCATAGAGCCCCGGACCCAATCTGTTCCCTACAAACATAAGAAAGAACCCGCCAAACAGGAAAAGCCTCAGCAAAGTAAACCCAAACAGGAACCTGCACCTGCTACACCAAAAGAGGAACCTAAACCTGTAGAAAAAGCTGCTCCTTCAAAACCAAAAGAGGAGATTGTTCCCACGAAACCCAGAGATGAGCCTGTTCCTTCCAAACGTGTGACAGAGCCTGCTCCCGCAAAAGTGGAAGAACCTCAGCAAAGGAAACCCAAACAGGAACGGAAAAAGGAACCTGCACCTGCTAAACCAAAGGAGGAGCCTCAGCAAACTAAACCTGTAGAAAAAGCTGCTCCTTCAAAACCAAAAGAGGAACCTAAACCTGTAGAAAAAGCTGCTCCTTCAAAACCAAAAGAGGAGATTGTTTCCCCAAAACCAAGAGATGAGCCTGTCCCTTCCAAACGTGTGACAGAACCTGCTCCCGCAAAAGTGGAAGAACCTCAGCAAAGGAAACCCAAGATAGAACCCACTCCAACAAAACCTAAAGAAGAACGTGTACCAGCTAAAAGCAAGGAAGAACCGGCTCCAGCACAACCACAGCCTCGAGAAACCAAGCCAAAAGAACCTGCTCGTGCAAAACCGAAGGAAGAGATTGCCCCCACTAGACCAATGACACAACCACAAGAAAAACCCAAagtggaaaaacaacaacccaAAGCAACAGAAATGCCATCTACCAAACCCCAAAAAGAAGTTACACCCAGTGCGAAGGATACGCCTTCTCTCGGTAAACCCATTGAGAAGAAATCGCAAACCAGAGCAGAACCTGCACCTGTTCAACCAAAGTCTCAAGAAACCAAACCCGAGGTTATCACTCCAAGACAGTCTGAAGTTTCGTCCAACAAGCTGGTCAACAACCCGAACAAACCACAGAGAGCTAAAGAGATACCTTCTCAACAGACAAGACCTAAACAAGAACCAGAGATGCCACAAGAGACGAACCTGGATGATATTGCTTTTACACCCAGGCCAAAACAAGAAAAGCAAAAAGAGATAGTCCAAGAACCAGTGAAGAAAGAAATACCGAAGCAgcaggaaacaaaacaacaaaaacccAAGGCACCTGTGGAAGAGGAGAACACGAGGATACTACCGAAGAGTATTGAGCTGGCGTATTGGATACTG gacAGAGAACGTGACAAAGCTGAAGCGGCAGCTAAACCTGACACTTCTCAGCCAACAGAGCAGAAAGAAAAGCACGCTTCAGAGCAGATG GAAAAGGCAAAGGCCAAGCAGCCCACTGCAAAGAAAGAGAAGCCAGTTGAGCAGCAGCAAACTCAGTGGGAACCCGACAGGAAAAAATGGGAGGAGCTTCTCACTCCAGAG CCCAAGGCGACTCAGGCCGAGAAAAAGGCTACAGGACCAACGAAAGTTACAAAAACCGAACCCAAGGTGACAGTGACACCTCCAACACCACAAGAAGCCAGTAAATCCGAACCCAAGTACCCAGCGGTGGTCCCTAAGGACATAGAGTCAGCGGTCACACGTGAGGTTGCACCTGAAAAAGAAGTCCGCCCTAAACCTACGCAGTGCTTCGAACCTGCAGGTCCTACCATGGAACGCAAGGACATGGGCTCGGCTACGTTTGATCCACACGAGCTGAAGAAGGCCAACACCAGAGCAAGGAAGAAATCAGAGGAGATCGAAGAAAAATCCATAGAAGATGGTCCAGAAGAAGTCAAGTATGCCACGATTGACAGGCGCGAACAGAAGAGGATGATGAAGAAGCAAGAAGAGCCAGACGACAACGAGAAGGAAAACgtggcagaaacatcaacatggcctcgcaacaaggaaaagaagaacaaaatggcAACGGTGCAACCAATCCAACAAGAAGACAAGCCAGAAAAAAAGCCGTATACCAGGGACACACAGCTGAACCAACTGAAAAAGAAACTCGAGGAGACTGAACACAAACTGTCCGTGTCTGAAGATCCTATTCCTGACAACAAAGCTACAGTCAACATGGACGCCCTGAAGATTCACCTGGCCACAGCTGGAAACAA TGTGTATCTATTGGCATTACCCAGCACTCTACCGCGCGCCAAGAAGCCCAAAATGGTGGACGACATCAAAACCTGGGAAGAACCGACCACTCTACCTCGGATGAAGAAGAGGGAGAAGAAAGCAGACGAACCCGTGTGGATAAAGTCCGAGGATAAACCGAAGAAGTCCGTTTCCATCAGCAACACTATCCACGTGCAGAACGGTCCAGCGAAGTCCATGAGGAGACCTGAGCCACAGATACATGCCCAGTCTACGCCAAACGTCAGTCAACTGCCAAAGCAACAGTTTAGCCAAAGCACCCTTCCACGACCGTCTAAAACTCTCACAGACGAAGAAAG GAAGGAACGAAAGTCGAGGCTGGCGTCGGAAAACACCTGTTTCGTGTGCTCAAAGCCGTTCGATTCCCCCGATGATATGATCTGCGTGAACAGCCTATACTGTCACAAGACATGCTACGA CAGGGTCAAGAAACCGAAGAAAGTCCCGCCAGTTCTGACAATAACAAGAAAGCCACTGGCTTCGTCACCAGTCAACA GTCCAACATCGTTCCGGGATCCGTTCAGTCCACCCCCAACATCGCCGATGAGCCTGCCGCCGACCACTCCCGTCTCCCCGTTTCCAGATGCGAAGAGCCCCGGAGCGCTGTCATACGCTGCCTCCATCTGGAGTAGT GCGGAAGCAACCACTTGCTATGTATGCCATCAAGTCATCGAGGGAAAAC GCGCTATAAGAGTCTTCGACCATCACGTGTGTGAGGATCACTTCGAATGCTACATGTGCTACATCAAGTTCACTCCCAA GAGCAAGTTCTTCAAGCTGGACTCCCGCCCTGTTTGTCGAAAGTGCTTCCTCTCCCTGCCAAGAGAGGTGACCAATCGTCCCAAGAAGCCATCCTTTGCTAGCTCACTCTTCGGTAACTGTATTCAGGACGAGGACGAAAAagagacgaagaagaagaagcgatCCAGCAATACAACCAGTCCCAAGACACCTCCGGGGAGTCCCAAGAAGTCGAACAAACAGAGGTCTCGAAGTCCGCCCGGAAGTCCCCAACGAAACCGACCTAGCCCCGGCAGTCCCAGAAGAAGTCCTGGAAGTCCCGGAAGAGCCGTTCCTGGAAGTTCAGGACGGGCGGCTCCTGGGAGTCCCGGAAGAGCTGTTCCTGGAAGTCTAGGGCGAGCACCTCCTGGGAGTCCTGGAAGAGCACCTCCTGGAAGTCCTGGAAGAGCGGCTCCCGGAAGTCCCGGAAGAAGAGTGCCTCCTGGTAGTCCCGGAAGAATGTCACCTGAAGGTACAAGGAGGATGTCTCCTAACGGTCCAGGAGGAACGGGTCCAAGAAGCCCCGGAGGAATGTCTCCAGGGAGCCCCCGAAGAATGGGTTCCTTGCCAAGAGGGCAGCAAAATCCGATTCCAGCAGGCTCCGGAAACAAGGACTTTAGTCTTTAA